In one window of Alphaproteobacteria bacterium DNA:
- a CDS encoding MBOAT family protein translates to MLFHSQVFLALFLPVALIGYHRMAASRDLRICWLIAASLFFYGYWDYRLLPLLAGSIAMNWLLVRLHYRWRLRYLIGIGVFLNLGLIGVFKYADFAASSIAWIAGGQHENWSIILPLGISFFTFQQISYIVDVSRGDAPRYRFHEYALYVSFFPQLIAGPIIRHNEIIFQFDADPRQGPVHENLSRGAMLLLCGLVKKLFIADRLALIANPVFGAAADGATATFADSWMACLAFGLQIYFDFSGYSDMAIGLALMFGLVLPINFNVPYRAASIGDFWRRWHMTLSRFLRDYLYIPLGGNRFGPARQALALAVTMLLGGLWHGAAWTFVVWGGLHGAALGIYHLWRNAGYRMPAAAGWLVTMLFVFATWVIFRAETFPAAWGMLNSMAGLNGLTGALTDLTANWIIPVAFLVAALGPTSQMLVHARLHPNRMIAVAGGLALAAIVLHVGGESGQEFIYFQF, encoded by the coding sequence ATGCTGTTTCATAGCCAGGTCTTCCTCGCCCTGTTCCTGCCGGTGGCGCTCATCGGCTATCACCGGATGGCGGCAAGCCGCGACCTGCGGATCTGCTGGCTGATCGCGGCGTCGCTGTTCTTCTACGGGTATTGGGACTACCGGCTGCTGCCGCTGCTGGCCGGTTCCATCGCCATGAACTGGCTGCTTGTCCGGCTGCATTACCGCTGGCGCCTGCGCTATCTGATCGGCATCGGCGTGTTCCTCAACCTGGGCCTGATAGGCGTGTTCAAATACGCCGATTTTGCCGCCTCGTCGATTGCCTGGATCGCCGGCGGGCAGCACGAGAACTGGTCGATCATCCTGCCGCTCGGGATCAGCTTTTTCACCTTTCAGCAGATTTCCTACATCGTGGATGTCAGCCGGGGCGACGCCCCGCGTTACCGGTTTCATGAATACGCATTGTATGTGAGTTTCTTCCCGCAGCTCATTGCCGGGCCGATCATTCGCCACAACGAAATCATCTTCCAGTTCGACGCCGACCCGCGCCAGGGGCCTGTCCATGAAAACCTCTCGCGGGGCGCGATGCTGCTGTTATGCGGCCTCGTAAAGAAGCTGTTCATCGCCGACCGGCTGGCCCTGATCGCCAACCCGGTTTTCGGTGCGGCGGCGGACGGTGCGACGGCGACATTCGCCGATTCCTGGATGGCCTGCCTCGCCTTCGGCCTGCAGATCTATTTCGATTTTTCCGGTTATTCGGACATGGCGATAGGCCTCGCGCTGATGTTCGGTCTTGTCCTGCCGATCAATTTCAACGTGCCGTACCGGGCCGCTTCGATCGGCGATTTCTGGCGCCGCTGGCATATGACCCTGTCCCGGTTCCTGCGGGACTACCTGTACATTCCGCTGGGCGGTAACCGGTTCGGCCCGGCGCGCCAGGCGCTGGCGCTGGCGGTCACCATGCTGCTGGGCGGGCTATGGCATGGCGCCGCGTGGACATTCGTCGTCTGGGGCGGGCTGCATGGCGCGGCGCTGGGCATTTACCATTTGTGGCGCAATGCGGGATACCGCATGCCGGCCGCTGCCGGATGGCTGGTCACGATGCTATTCGTTTTTGCCACCTGGGTGATTTTCCGTGCGGAAACGTTTCCAGCGGCATGGGGCATGCTGAATTCGATGGCGGGGCTGAACGGTCTGACCGGCGCCCTGACCGACTTGACCGCCAACTGGATTATCCCCGTGGCCTTTCTGGTGGCCGCGCTGGGTCCGACATCGCAGATGCTGGTGCACGCACGGCTTCATCCAAACCGGATGATCGCGGTCGCCGGCGGCCTTGCGCTGGCCGCCATCGTGTTGCATGTCGGCGGCGAATCCGGCCAGGAATTCATCTACTTTCAGTTCTGA
- a CDS encoding FAD-dependent oxidoreductase yields the protein MRNFSMAKSPEPTGRAANERRIFDARAGEAPRIRGDLGHIVEPARETPVFATTDVLVVGGGPAGTTAAVAAARLGANVILTERYNHLGGLSTGGLVIWIDRMSDWNGEHIIRGLAEEILDRLPRDAIYGPPREQWGSRDAVLSAQWQKRHAAFHGTVTWAPMIDPEWLKLELLRMVREAGVELLLHSWVAAPLVEDGKATGAILESKQGRMAIRARVVVDTTGDGDMFAGAGEAFDGDIDSDDIHHTANTASLLCGVDNARWLRFMDDPPDAFRDFMRRGREQVKHFVLPFPGWRNDVTVFMGPRFAGFDVLKIDDLTTLETLSRESLVDLLNYYRGNAPGFENAWIMLSAPQLGARHSRRLVGLGRMTGERTKTGAVEADEIGVSPSLSPNLPNVSVPYGALLPRATENLLVAGRHISTDAQTHTYMREIPQCWLTGHAAGVAAALSVQAGVSPRDVSVPDLQAALRRQGAHLRDPA from the coding sequence ATGAGGAACTTCAGCATGGCGAAGAGCCCCGAACCGACCGGCCGGGCCGCGAATGAACGACGCATTTTCGATGCCCGCGCCGGCGAAGCGCCGCGGATACGGGGCGATCTCGGCCATATTGTCGAACCGGCGCGGGAAACCCCCGTCTTCGCGACGACCGATGTGCTGGTGGTCGGCGGCGGGCCCGCGGGAACGACGGCGGCGGTCGCCGCGGCGCGGCTGGGCGCGAATGTCATCCTTACAGAGCGTTACAACCATCTGGGCGGGCTATCCACCGGCGGGCTGGTGATCTGGATCGACCGCATGTCGGACTGGAACGGCGAGCACATTATCCGTGGCCTTGCCGAGGAAATCCTCGACCGGTTGCCGCGTGACGCGATTTACGGTCCGCCGCGGGAACAGTGGGGATCGCGCGACGCGGTCCTGTCCGCGCAATGGCAGAAACGCCACGCCGCCTTCCATGGCACGGTGACCTGGGCGCCCATGATCGATCCCGAATGGCTGAAACTAGAACTGCTGCGCATGGTGCGCGAAGCCGGCGTCGAACTGCTGCTGCACAGCTGGGTGGCGGCGCCGCTGGTCGAGGATGGCAAGGCAACCGGCGCGATCCTGGAATCGAAACAGGGCCGCATGGCGATCCGCGCCCGGGTCGTCGTCGATACCACCGGCGATGGCGACATGTTCGCCGGGGCCGGTGAAGCCTTCGACGGCGATATCGACAGCGATGATATCCATCACACGGCCAATACCGCCTCGCTGCTTTGCGGGGTCGATAACGCCCGCTGGCTGCGATTCATGGATGACCCGCCGGACGCCTTCCGGGATTTCATGCGCCGGGGCCGCGAGCAGGTGAAGCATTTCGTGCTGCCCTTTCCCGGCTGGCGCAACGATGTCACCGTCTTCATGGGCCCGCGCTTCGCCGGGTTCGACGTGCTGAAGATCGATGACCTGACGACGCTGGAAACCCTGTCCCGGGAAAGCCTGGTCGACCTGCTGAACTATTACCGGGGCAATGCGCCGGGATTCGAGAACGCCTGGATCATGCTCAGCGCCCCGCAACTCGGCGCGCGGCACAGCCGCCGCCTCGTCGGGCTTGGGCGGATGACCGGCGAACGGACGAAAACCGGCGCGGTCGAAGCGGATGAAATCGGCGTCAGCCCGAGCCTCAGCCCGAACCTGCCGAATGTTTCCGTACCCTATGGCGCGCTGCTGCCGCGGGCGACCGAAAACCTGCTTGTGGCCGGGCGGCACATCTCCACCGACGCGCAGACCCACACCTATATGCGCGAAATCCCGCAATGCTGGCTGACCGGCCATGCCGCCGGAGTCGCCGCCGCGCTCAGCGTGCAGGCCGGCGTGTCGCCAAGGGATGTGTCTGTTCCCGACCTGCAGGCGGCGCTGCGCCGGCAGGGGGCGCATCTGCGCGATCCCGCCTGA
- a CDS encoding fumarate hydratase: MADTTHFTMFPMGADRTPYRKLTGDYVSTGEFDGKPVLKVDPEALSLLAEEAFGDINHLLRPDHLGQLAKILDDPEASDNDRFVALDLLKNANIAAGGVLPMCQDTGTAIVMGKKGQQVWTGGNDEAAISDGILRTYAKRNLRYSQVSPVSMYEETNTRTNLPGQIELYAEPGDAYKFLFVAKGGGSANKTYLFQETPAMLNPEKLLPFLEEKIRALGTAACPPYHLSVVIGGTSAEFNLKTVKLASCHYLDTLSTEGGDRGQAFRDLDMEEAVFKMSQKMGIGAQFGGKYFCHDVRVIRLPRHGASLPIGIGVSCSADRQAAGKITADGVFLEQLETNPARFMPETVSEELGGEVVEIDLTRPMREILGTLSRYPIKTRLSLTGTIIVARDLAHARLKSLLDSGKELPQYMKDHPVYYAGPAKTPEGFASGSFGPTTAGRMDSYVDQFQAAGGSMIMLAKGNRSDMVRQACQKHGGFYLGSIGGPAARLAQDCIRKVEVMAYEDLGMEAIWRIEVENFPAFIVIDDKGNDFFKSL, translated from the coding sequence ATGGCCGACACAACACATTTTACAATGTTTCCCATGGGCGCGGACAGGACGCCGTATCGAAAACTGACCGGCGATTACGTCAGCACGGGCGAATTTGACGGCAAGCCGGTCCTGAAGGTCGACCCCGAAGCGCTTTCCCTGCTGGCCGAAGAAGCCTTCGGCGATATCAACCATCTGCTGCGTCCGGATCATCTGGGGCAACTTGCTAAAATTCTCGATGACCCGGAAGCGTCGGACAATGATCGCTTTGTCGCCCTCGACCTGCTCAAGAATGCCAATATCGCCGCGGGCGGCGTGCTGCCCATGTGCCAGGATACCGGCACAGCGATCGTCATGGGCAAAAAGGGGCAGCAGGTCTGGACCGGCGGCAACGACGAAGCCGCCATTTCCGATGGCATTCTGCGCACCTATGCCAAGCGCAACCTGCGCTACAGCCAGGTTTCCCCCGTTTCCATGTATGAGGAAACGAACACCCGCACCAACCTGCCGGGGCAGATCGAGCTCTACGCGGAACCGGGCGATGCGTACAAGTTCCTGTTCGTCGCCAAGGGCGGCGGCTCCGCCAACAAGACCTACCTGTTCCAGGAAACCCCGGCGATGCTGAACCCGGAAAAGCTGCTTCCCTTCCTGGAGGAAAAAATCCGCGCGCTCGGCACCGCCGCCTGCCCGCCCTATCACCTGTCCGTGGTCATCGGCGGGACGTCGGCGGAATTCAACCTGAAGACTGTCAAGCTGGCGAGTTGTCATTATCTCGACACGCTGTCGACCGAAGGCGGCGACAGGGGACAGGCGTTCCGCGACCTGGACATGGAGGAAGCGGTCTTCAAAATGAGCCAGAAGATGGGGATCGGCGCACAGTTCGGCGGCAAATATTTTTGCCACGACGTCCGCGTCATCCGGCTGCCGCGACACGGCGCCAGCCTGCCGATCGGCATCGGCGTGTCGTGTTCCGCCGACCGGCAGGCCGCCGGCAAGATTACCGCCGACGGCGTGTTCCTGGAGCAGCTTGAAACCAACCCGGCGCGTTTCATGCCCGAAACGGTATCGGAAGAACTGGGCGGGGAGGTGGTCGAGATCGACCTGACCCGGCCGATGCGCGAAATCCTCGGCACCCTGAGCCGCTACCCCATCAAGACCCGGTTGTCGCTGACCGGCACGATTATCGTTGCCCGGGACCTGGCCCATGCGAGGCTGAAATCCCTGCTCGATTCGGGCAAGGAACTGCCGCAATACATGAAGGATCACCCGGTTTACTACGCCGGCCCGGCGAAGACGCCCGAAGGCTTCGCGTCCGGATCCTTCGGACCGACCACCGCCGGCCGGATGGATTCGTATGTCGATCAGTTCCAGGCGGCGGGCGGCAGCATGATCATGCTCGCCAAGGGCAACCGGTCCGACATGGTCCGCCAGGCCTGCCAGAAACATGGCGGCTTCTATCTGGGATCCATCGGCGGCCCCGCGGCGCGGCTGGCGCAGGACTGCATCAGGAAGGTCGAGGTGATGGCGTATGAAGACCTCGGTATGGAGGCGATCTGGCGGATCGAAGTTGAAAATTTTCCCGCCTTTATCGTGATCGACGACAAGGGCAACGATTTTTTCAAGTCGCTATAA
- a CDS encoding ClpXP protease specificity-enhancing factor SspB, translating into MAQDLMQYDVLVEGALRRVVHDALVRVATRGMPGDHHFYITFRTMDADVVVPQYLREKYPAEMTIVLQHQFDSLQVDDLGFSISLSFNDKREQLRIPFASLNAFADPSVNFGLQFRSGEKANAEADGDAPSKSGPGAPSLNPSAPESDSSSDPGEKVVALDQFRRK; encoded by the coding sequence ATGGCTCAGGATCTGATGCAATACGATGTGCTGGTCGAGGGCGCGCTGCGGCGGGTCGTCCATGATGCGCTGGTCCGCGTCGCAACCCGCGGCATGCCGGGCGATCATCATTTTTACATAACGTTCCGGACAATGGATGCCGATGTCGTCGTACCGCAATATCTGCGCGAGAAATATCCTGCGGAAATGACCATCGTGCTGCAGCACCAGTTCGATTCGCTGCAGGTCGATGACCTCGGCTTTTCCATATCGCTCAGCTTCAACGATAAACGCGAACAATTGCGCATTCCGTTTGCATCGCTGAACGCCTTTGCGGATCCATCGGTGAATTTCGGCCTGCAGTTCCGGTCCGGTGAAAAAGCAAACGCCGAGGCGGATGGCGATGCGCCCTCAAAATCCGGGCCCGGTGCGCCGTCGTTGAATCCGTCCGCGCCGGAAAGCGACAGCAGCAGCGATCCCGGCGAAAAGGTCGTCGCCCTGGATCAGTTCCGCCGGAAATAA
- a CDS encoding ABC transporter substrate-binding protein — protein sequence MTRLTRTLFVCSALVYCVLSFQAASAAPDSGAGAFVKQLGDRAIQTLTVKEISEAEREERFRALLRDGFDVRRIGRFVLGRYVRSMKPALVEEYNALFEDLIVATYAARFAEYSGQTFDIKRVTTQGNEGDSIVMSEIRPADGGTPIRVDWQVRGEGNDAKIIDVRVEGVSMSLTQREEFTAVIQQGGGNVDSLLDALRKKTGNLKSRQ from the coding sequence ATGACCAGACTTACCCGTACATTATTCGTTTGTTCCGCGCTGGTGTATTGCGTCCTGTCGTTTCAGGCCGCTTCCGCGGCGCCGGACAGCGGTGCAGGCGCCTTCGTCAAGCAATTGGGTGACAGGGCGATACAGACGCTGACGGTAAAGGAAATTTCGGAAGCGGAGCGCGAAGAGCGATTCCGCGCCCTGCTGCGCGATGGGTTCGACGTCAGGAGGATCGGACGATTCGTTTTGGGCCGTTATGTCCGGAGCATGAAGCCCGCACTGGTGGAGGAATACAACGCGCTGTTCGAAGACCTTATCGTGGCGACATATGCCGCGCGGTTCGCGGAATATTCCGGACAGACGTTCGACATCAAGCGCGTTACGACCCAGGGCAACGAAGGCGATTCTATTGTCATGAGTGAAATAAGGCCCGCGGACGGTGGCACGCCTATCCGGGTCGACTGGCAGGTCCGCGGTGAAGGCAACGATGCGAAAATCATCGATGTCCGGGTCGAAGGGGTGAGCATGAGCCTTACCCAGCGCGAGGAATTCACCGCCGTGATTCAACAGGGTGGCGGCAATGTCGATTCGCTGCTGGACGCCCTGCGCAAGAAAACAGGAAACCTGAAATCACGGCAGTAG
- a CDS encoding LLM class flavin-dependent oxidoreductase, translating into MNGRVAAAKLAGNTKMGVGVGLGLAEFTFAGARGYWEWVGMCEERGVDSIWQIDRLASREPFLECMTTMAALAGATRKLKFGMNVASAGLRDPLLLAKQCATVDMLSEGRLLPAFGIGSASTSIWSATNQVTKARGKRTNEALELIQRLWTEDSVNFDGEFYKYTDACIAPKPVQKRIPFWLGGSSPAAVRRTARFGTGWLAGLETPAVVAPVIAGIKAAAKEAGRPIDEDHFGASFPFRFGRMDDAVVQRAAAAFEKRTGRHAPEYFGVGNAEDIIERLRNFVGAGAYKFVLRPISDGDADTMRQTELLIDEVLPVVHAKGFAA; encoded by the coding sequence TTGAACGGTCGCGTCGCGGCGGCGAAACTGGCAGGGAATACGAAAATGGGCGTCGGAGTCGGTTTGGGGCTGGCGGAATTCACCTTCGCGGGTGCGAGGGGATACTGGGAATGGGTCGGTATGTGCGAGGAGCGCGGCGTAGACTCGATCTGGCAGATCGACCGCCTGGCCTCCAGGGAACCGTTTCTGGAATGCATGACGACCATGGCGGCGCTGGCCGGGGCCACCAGGAAGCTGAAATTCGGCATGAACGTGGCCTCCGCCGGGTTGCGCGACCCGCTTTTGCTCGCCAAGCAATGCGCCACGGTGGACATGCTGAGCGAAGGGCGGCTGCTGCCCGCCTTCGGGATCGGCAGCGCCTCCACCTCGATCTGGTCGGCAACGAATCAGGTGACGAAAGCGCGCGGCAAGCGCACCAACGAGGCGCTGGAACTGATCCAGCGATTGTGGACCGAAGACAGCGTGAATTTCGACGGCGAATTCTACAAATATACCGATGCGTGCATCGCACCCAAACCGGTGCAGAAACGCATCCCCTTCTGGCTGGGCGGATCCAGCCCCGCCGCGGTCCGGCGGACGGCGCGGTTCGGCACCGGCTGGCTGGCCGGGCTGGAAACGCCGGCGGTCGTCGCCCCGGTCATCGCCGGCATAAAGGCGGCCGCGAAGGAAGCGGGCAGGCCGATAGACGAGGACCATTTCGGCGCCAGCTTTCCCTTCCGTTTCGGCCGCATGGATGATGCGGTCGTGCAGCGCGCGGCGGCGGCGTTCGAAAAGCGTACCGGGCGGCATGCGCCGGAATATTTCGGCGTCGGCAATGCAGAGGACATTATCGAGCGGCTGCGAAATTTCGTCGGCGCCGGCGCCTACAAGTTCGTCCTGCGGCCGATTTCGGACGGCGATGCGGATACGATGCGCCAGACGGAATTGCTGATCGACGAGGTTCTGCCCGTCGTCCACGCGAAGGGCTTTGCCGCCTGA
- the ettA gene encoding energy-dependent translational throttle protein EttA, translating to MASYQYIFTMQSLSKTYPGGREVLKDVTLAFLPGAKIGVLGYNGAGKSTLLRIMAGQETDYTGEARAADSATVGFLPQEPDLDPDKTVYENVLEGLAEQKRIVDRFEEVSMQLGEVTDPDEMTALIEEQSELQEKIDAADAWNLSRTVEIAMDALRCPDGEASVAKLSGGERRRVALCRLLLQKPSLLLLDEPTNHLDAESVAWLERHLREYEGTVVMVTHDRYFLDNVTGWILELDRGSGIPYEGNYSAWVEQKQKRMAHEDRADQARLRTLAMEQEWIASSPRARQAKSKARISAYEKMLAESRDQGPGNAQIIVPPGPRLGDVVITAENLRKGFGNTLLIEDLSFRIPPGAIVGVIGPNGAGKTTLFRMFTGQEQPDSGELRIGDTVVPGYVDQSRDSLSADSSVWQEISQGEEEIDLGKRRMSSRAYVGAFNFRGPDQQKKVGQLSGGERNRVHLAKMLRKSANLLLLDEPTNDLDVDTLRALESAIADFAGCAIVISHDRWFLDRICTHMLAFEGNSQVVWFEGNYQDYEADRRQRLGAIADQPHRIKYKPLRR from the coding sequence ATGGCTTCGTATCAGTACATTTTTACAATGCAGTCCCTCAGCAAGACGTATCCGGGGGGCCGGGAAGTCCTGAAAGACGTTACGCTGGCATTTCTGCCGGGCGCGAAAATCGGTGTCCTGGGATATAACGGCGCCGGAAAGTCGACATTGCTGCGTATCATGGCGGGGCAGGAAACGGACTACACCGGGGAAGCGCGCGCAGCGGACAGCGCGACGGTCGGTTTCCTGCCGCAGGAGCCCGATCTCGATCCGGACAAGACCGTATATGAGAACGTCCTCGAAGGACTGGCCGAACAGAAACGGATTGTCGACCGTTTCGAGGAAGTCAGCATGCAGCTCGGCGAGGTTACCGATCCCGATGAAATGACCGCGCTGATCGAGGAACAGTCCGAACTTCAGGAAAAAATCGATGCCGCGGACGCCTGGAACCTTTCGCGGACCGTGGAAATCGCCATGGACGCCCTGCGGTGCCCCGACGGCGAAGCCAGTGTCGCGAAACTGTCCGGCGGCGAACGCCGCCGCGTGGCGTTGTGCCGGCTACTGCTTCAGAAACCGTCCCTGCTGCTTCTGGACGAACCGACCAACCATCTGGACGCGGAATCGGTCGCCTGGCTGGAACGGCACCTGCGTGAATATGAGGGCACCGTCGTCATGGTGACCCATGACCGGTATTTTCTCGATAACGTAACAGGCTGGATCCTGGAACTGGACCGCGGAAGCGGTATTCCCTATGAGGGCAATTATTCCGCCTGGGTCGAACAGAAGCAGAAACGCATGGCGCATGAAGATCGCGCCGATCAGGCGCGACTGCGGACACTGGCGATGGAGCAGGAATGGATTGCGTCCAGTCCGCGGGCGCGTCAGGCAAAATCGAAAGCGCGAATCAGCGCCTATGAAAAAATGCTGGCGGAAAGCCGGGACCAGGGACCGGGCAATGCGCAGATCATCGTCCCGCCCGGCCCGCGTCTTGGCGATGTGGTGATCACGGCGGAAAATCTGCGGAAGGGCTTCGGCAATACCTTGCTGATCGAGGATTTGAGCTTTCGCATTCCACCCGGCGCCATCGTCGGGGTGATCGGCCCGAACGGCGCCGGCAAAACGACGCTGTTCCGGATGTTTACCGGCCAGGAACAACCGGATTCGGGCGAATTGCGGATTGGCGACACGGTGGTCCCGGGATATGTCGACCAGTCACGCGATTCGCTGTCCGCGGATAGCTCGGTCTGGCAGGAAATCAGCCAGGGTGAAGAGGAAATCGATCTCGGCAAGCGACGGATGTCGAGCCGGGCTTATGTGGGGGCGTTCAATTTCCGGGGGCCCGACCAGCAGAAGAAGGTCGGCCAGTTGTCCGGCGGCGAACGAAACCGGGTCCATCTGGCCAAAATGCTGCGCAAGAGCGCCAATCTGCTGCTGCTTGACGAGCCGACCAACGACCTGGACGTCGATACCCTGCGGGCCCTGGAATCGGCGATCGCCGATTTTGCCGGATGCGCCATCGTCATCAGCCATGATCGCTGGTTCCTCGACAGGATCTGCACCCATATGCTCGCCTTCGAAGGCAACAGCCAGGTTGTCTGGTTCGAAGGGAATTACCAGGATTACGAAGCAGACCGTCGGCAGCGCCTTGGCGCCATCGCCGATCAGCCGCACCGGATCAAATACAAGCCGTTGCGGCGCTGA
- a CDS encoding dihydrofolate reductase: protein MTLRCCLVVAMASNRVIGRDGGMPWHIPADLRHFRAVTMGRPLIMGRKTFQSIGRPLPGRTNIVVTRDRTFAAPGITVVRSADEALREAGATARRDGVDEIMAIGGGEMYARLLPMASRIHLTEIHDTPDGDVFFPDIDPAMWREIAREDIAADGETPAYSFVTLDRA, encoded by the coding sequence GTGACGCTGCGCTGCTGTCTGGTCGTGGCCATGGCGTCGAACCGGGTCATCGGGCGCGATGGCGGCATGCCGTGGCATATCCCGGCCGATCTGCGGCATTTCAGGGCGGTGACGATGGGCAGGCCGCTGATCATGGGCCGCAAGACGTTTCAGTCGATCGGCCGGCCGCTCCCCGGCCGCACGAATATCGTGGTGACGCGGGACCGGACATTCGCCGCGCCCGGAATTACCGTGGTTCGCAGCGCGGATGAGGCATTACGGGAAGCCGGGGCAACGGCGCGCCGCGACGGCGTCGATGAAATCATGGCGATTGGCGGCGGCGAAATGTATGCGCGCTTATTACCGATGGCTTCGCGCATCCATCTGACCGAGATTCACGATACCCCCGATGGCGACGTTTTCTTCCCGGATATCGATCCCGCGATGTGGCGGGAAATCGCCCGGGAGGATATCGCCGCCGACGGCGAAACCCCGGCCTATTCCTTCGTGACGCTCGACCGGGCCTGA
- the hppD gene encoding 4-hydroxyphenylpyruvate dioxygenase: MADLFDNPMGLNGFEFVEFASRQPNVLEPVFEMLGFSKIATHRSKRVSLYRQGGINFIVNSEPHSDAAYFAEEHGPSACGMAFRVADAHKAYARALELGARPVDIPTGPMELRLPAIKGIGGAPLYLIDRYGDELSIYDIDFTYLDGVDRHPAGCGLTEIDHLTHNVYRGRMAHWGRFYEKLFNFREIRHFDIRGEYTGLTSRAMTAPDGRIRIPLNEEASQGSGQIEEFLMAYNGEGIQHIALATDDLPDTWDRLKANGVPFMTAPPDAYYDMLEERLPGHGEPVDQLKARGILMDGSTEKGDPRLLLQIFSETLIGPVFFEFIQRKKDDGFGEGNFKALFESIERDQVRRGIIDRKPA; this comes from the coding sequence ATGGCCGATCTGTTTGACAATCCGATGGGGCTGAACGGATTCGAGTTCGTCGAATTCGCGTCGCGGCAACCGAACGTCCTGGAGCCGGTTTTCGAGATGCTGGGATTCTCGAAGATCGCGACGCACCGTTCGAAACGCGTGTCGCTGTACCGGCAGGGCGGCATCAATTTCATCGTCAACAGCGAACCGCACAGCGACGCCGCCTATTTCGCGGAAGAGCACGGGCCGTCCGCCTGCGGCATGGCCTTCCGCGTGGCCGATGCGCACAAGGCCTATGCCCGGGCGCTGGAACTGGGCGCCCGGCCGGTCGATATTCCGACCGGGCCGATGGAACTGCGGCTGCCTGCGATCAAGGGGATCGGCGGCGCGCCGCTTTACCTGATCGACCGCTATGGCGACGAGTTATCCATCTACGACATCGACTTCACCTATCTCGACGGGGTGGACCGGCATCCGGCCGGATGCGGGCTGACGGAAATCGACCACCTGACCCATAATGTCTATCGCGGGCGAATGGCGCATTGGGGGCGCTTCTACGAGAAGCTTTTCAATTTCCGGGAAATCCGCCATTTCGACATCAGGGGCGAATACACCGGCCTGACCTCTCGCGCGATGACCGCGCCGGATGGCAGGATCCGCATCCCGCTGAACGAGGAGGCCTCGCAGGGTAGCGGCCAGATCGAGGAATTCCTGATGGCCTATAACGGCGAGGGCATCCAGCATATCGCGCTGGCGACCGACGACCTGCCGGATACCTGGGATCGGCTGAAGGCGAATGGCGTGCCCTTCATGACCGCCCCGCCGGACGCCTATTACGATATGCTGGAAGAGCGCCTGCCGGGCCATGGCGAACCGGTGGATCAACTGAAGGCGCGGGGCATCCTGATGGATGGATCGACCGAAAAGGGCGATCCACGGCTCCTGTTGCAGATATTTTCCGAAACATTGATCGGGCCGGTTTTCTTCGAATTCATCCAGCGCAAGAAGGATGACGGCTTCGGCGAAGGCAATTTCAAGGCGTTGTTCGAATCCATCGAGCGCGACCAGGTGCGCCGGGGAATCATCGACAGGAAACCGGCCTGA
- a CDS encoding thymidylate synthase, producing MQQYLDLIRRVRDTGVFKEDRTGTGTVSLFGQQMRFDLADGFPMMTTKKLHLRSIIHELLWFLAGDTNTRYLNENGVRIWDDWADEQGDLGPVYGAQWRSWPAPDGRHIDQISQVVEQIRSNPNSRRHIVCSWNVGQIDAMALPPCHCLFQFQVANGKLSCLLYQRSADMFLGVPFNIASYALLTMMVAQVTGLEPGEFIHCLGDTHIYMNHLEQVDLQLQREPYPLPVMRLDPDVKDLFAFRYEHFTLENYRTHAHIPGKVAV from the coding sequence ATGCAGCAATATCTCGATCTGATACGCCGTGTCCGCGATACCGGGGTCTTCAAGGAGGATCGGACAGGGACAGGGACCGTCAGCCTGTTCGGCCAGCAGATGCGCTTCGATCTGGCCGACGGTTTCCCCATGATGACGACGAAGAAGCTGCACCTGCGCTCCATCATCCACGAATTGCTGTGGTTTCTCGCCGGCGATACGAACACCCGCTATCTGAACGAAAACGGCGTCCGGATATGGGATGATTGGGCCGATGAACAGGGTGACCTGGGGCCGGTATACGGCGCGCAGTGGCGGTCATGGCCGGCGCCCGACGGGCGCCATATCGACCAGATTTCACAGGTTGTCGAACAGATCCGTTCCAACCCGAATTCGCGCCGCCATATTGTCTGTTCGTGGAATGTGGGGCAGATAGATGCGATGGCGCTGCCCCCCTGTCACTGCCTGTTCCAGTTCCAGGTCGCCAACGGAAAGCTGTCATGCCTGTTGTATCAGCGCAGTGCGGACATGTTTCTCGGCGTGCCGTTCAATATCGCGTCCTACGCCCTGCTGACCATGATGGTGGCGCAGGTGACCGGGCTGGAACCGGGCGAATTCATTCACTGCCTGGGCGATACCCATATCTATATGAACCATCTGGAACAGGTCGACCTGCAACTGCAGCGGGAGCCCTACCCCCTGCCGGTCATGCGGCTCGATCCCGATGTTAAAGACCTTTTCGCGTTCCGGTATGAGCATTTCACCCTCGAGAACTACCGCACCCACGCGCATATCCCCGGCAAGGTCGCGGTGTGA